A genomic region of Zea mays cultivar B73 chromosome 6, Zm-B73-REFERENCE-NAM-5.0, whole genome shotgun sequence contains the following coding sequences:
- the LOC103630489 gene encoding probable LRR receptor-like serine/threonine-protein kinase IRK: MISSPTSSSAAAAAAMPTPSRLLFPVLVLLAASAGAATAATVSDDVLALVVLKSGLFDPAGRLAPWSEDADRACAWPGVSCDSRTDRVAALDLPAASLAGRLPRAALLRLDALVSLALPGNRLSGTLPDALPPRLRSLDLSGNAISGGIPASLASCESLVSLNLSRNRLTGPVPDGIWSLPSLRSVDLSGNLLSGSVPGGFPRSSSLREVDLSRNLLQGEIPADIGEAGLLKSLDLGHNSFTGGLPESLRGLSGLSFLGAGGNDLSEELQPWIGEMAALERLDLSANRFTGTIPDAISGCKNLVEVDLSRNALTGELPWWVFGVPLQRVSVSGNALSGWVKVPRDAAATLEALDLSANAFTGVIPPEISTLARLQYLNLSSNSMSGQLPASIGLMLMLEVLDVSANKLDGVVPLEIGGAVALRQLLMGRNSLTGWIPVQIGTCKSLIALDLSHNKLAGSIPISMGNLTSLQTVDLSDNLLNGSLPMELSKLDSLRFFNVSHNSLSGSLPNSRFFDSIPYSFLSDNAGLCSSQKNSSCNGVMPKPIVFNPNSSSDPWMDVAPSSPSNRHQRKMILSISTLIAIVGGAVIVIGVVTITVLNLRAHATASRSALPTSLSDDYHSQSAESPENEAKSGKLVMFGRGSSDFSADGHALLNKDCELGRGGFGTVYKAVLRDGQPVAIKKLTVSSMVKSEHDFKQHVKLLGKVRHHNIVTLKGFYWTSSLQLLIYEFIPAGSLHQHLHECSYESSLSWVERFDIIVGVARALVHLHRYGIIHYNLKSSNVLLDTNGEPRVGDYGLVNLLPMLDRYVLSSKIQSVLGYMAPEFTCTTVKVTEKCDIYSFGVLVLEILSGRRPVEYLEDSVVVLSDLVSDALDDDRLEDCMDPRLSGEFSMVEATLIIKLGLVCASQVPSQRPDMAEVVSMLEMVRSPQGTPEDDLV, translated from the exons ATGATCTCGTCGCCCACCTCCtcttccgccgccgccgccgcggcaatGCCGACTCCCTCCCGCCTCCTCTTCCCCGTCCTGGTCCTCCTCGCCGCGTCGGCCGGGGCggccacggccgccaccgtgagcGACGACGTGCTCGCGCTGGTCGTCCTCAAGTCGGGCCTCTTCGACCCGGCGGGCCGCCTCGCGCCCTGGTCCGAGGACGCCGACCGCGCCTGCGCCTGGCCGGGGGTCTCCTGCGACTCGCGCACGGACCGCGTCGCCGCGCTCGACCTCCCCGCCGCGTCGCTCGCGGGCCGCCTCCCGCGGGCCGCGCTGCTCCGCCTCGACGCGCTCGTCTCGCTCGCGCTCCCGGGGAACCGCCTCTCCGGCACGCTCCCTGACGCGCTGCCCCCTCGCCTCCGTTCTCTCGACCTCTCGGGCAACGCGATCTCGGGCGGCATCCCCGCCTCGCTCGCGTCCTGCGAGTCGCTCGTGTCGCTCAACCTCTCTCGCAATCGGCTCACCGGCCCGGTCCCCGATGGCATCTGGTCACTGCCGTCGCTCAGGTCGGTGGACCTCTCCGGGAACCTGCTCTCCGGGAGCGTACCCGGCGGGTTCCCGCGGAGCAGCTCGCTGCGTGAGGTGGACCTGAGCCGCAACCTGCTCCAAGGGGAGATACCGGCGGACATCGGTGAAGCCGGGCTGCTTAAGTCCCTTGACCTCGGGCACAACTCGTTCACCGGCGGGCTGCCCGAGTCGCTGCGTGGGCTGTCCGGGCTGAGTTTTCTCGGCGCTGGTGGCAATGACCTATCAGAGGAGCTCCAGCCGTGGATTGGGGAAATGGCGGCGCTGGAGAGACTGGATTTGTCTGCCAACCGCTTTACCGGCACCATCCCGGACGCCATTTCAGGCTGCAAGAACCTGGTCGAGGTCGACCTCAGCCGGAACGCGCTCACTGGGGAGCTCCCATGGTGGGTGTTTGGGGTACCTCTGCAGCGCGTCTCCGTCTCTGGAAATGCACTGTCAGGGTGGGTCAAGGTTCCCCGTGATGCTGCTGCCACCCTGGAAGCCCTGGACCTTTCAGCCAATGCTTTCACTGGTGTGATCCCGCCTGAGATTTCCACCCTTGCAAGATTGCAGTACCTGAATTTGTCCTCAAATTCCATGTCGGGGCAGCTTCCTGCAAGCATTGGGCTGATGCTGATGCTTGAGGTGTTGGACGTGAGTGCTAACAAGTTGGATGGGGTTGTGCCACTGGAGATCGGAGGTGCCGTTGCGCTCCGACAGCTGCTGATGGGTAGGAATTCACTTACTGGATGGATTCCGGTGCAGATTGGCACATGCAAATCCTTGATTGCTTT GGATCTATCACACAACAAACTTGCAGGATCAATTCCTATATCCATGGGTAATCTTACTAGTCTTCAAACAGTTGATCTCTCAGATAACTTGCTGAACGGCAGCTTACCGATGGAGCTCTCAAAACTTGACAGCCTGCGTTTCTTCAATGTCTCTCACAATTCGCTGTCAGGGAGCCTTCCCAATAGTCGCTTCTTTGACAGCATCCCTTATTCTTTCCTCTCCGATAATGCTGGCCTTTGCAGTTCACAGAAGAACAGTTCCTGCAATGGTGTCATGCCAAAGCCAATTGTTTTCAACCCTAATTCTTCGTCAGACCCCTGGATGGATGTTGCCCCAAGTTCCCCAAGCAACCGGCACCAGAGGAAGATGATATTGAGCATCTCAACACTCATCGCAATTGTGGGTGGAGCAGTTATTGTTATCGGTGTGGTCACCATAACAGTGCTCAACCTCCGTGCCCATGCAACAGCTTCCCGCTCTGCACTTCCCACTTCATTGTCAGATGATTATCATAGCCAATCAGCTGAATCTCCAGAAAATGAGGCCAAGTCTGGGAAGCTAGTCATGTTTGGCAGAGGCAGCTCGGATTTTAGTGCTGATGGGCATGCGTTGTTGAATAAGGATTGTGAACTTGGGCGTGGAGGCTTTGGTACTGTTTACAAGGCAGTGCTCAGAGATGGCCAGCCAGTGGCCATCAAGAAGCTGACAGTTTCAAGTATGGTCAAGTCAGAGCATGACTTCAAGCAGCACGTCAAGCTTCTAGGCAAGGTGCGGCACCATAACATTGTCACCCTCAAAGGCTTCTACTGGACTTCCTCACTGCAGCTCCTTATATATGAATTCATTCCTGCTGGGAGTTTGCATCAGCACCTCCATGAGTGCTCATACGAGAGCTCGCTTTCATGGGTGGAGAGGTTTGACATAATCGTTGGCGTGGCCCGCGCACTTGTGCACTTGCATCGCTACGGTATAATCCACTACAATCTGAAGTCCAGCAATGTCTTGCTAGACACGAATGGTGAGCCCAGGGTTGGTGATTATGGTCTTGTGAACCTGCTGCCGATGCTGGATCGCTATGTGCTCAGCAGTAAGATCCAGAGCGTGCTGGGATACATGGCACCTGAGTTCACTTGCACAACGGTCAAGGTCACGGAGAAGTGCGACATATACAGCTTCGGAGTGCTAGTCCTTGAGATTTTGTCAGGCAGAAGGCCCGTAGAATATCTGGAAGATAGTGTGGTTGTGCTTTCTGATCTTGTCAGTGATGCACTCGATGATGACAGGCTGGAGGACTGCATGGATCCACGGCTATCAGGTGAGTTCTCGATGGTGGAGGCCACACTGATCATCAAGCTGGGCCTGGTCTGTGCATCTCAGGTGCCTTCTCAACGACCGGACATGGCTGAGGTGGTCAGTATGCTTGAGATGGTGAGGAGTCCTCAGGGTACCCCAGAGGATGATCTGGTTTGA